A region of Macadamia integrifolia cultivar HAES 741 unplaced genomic scaffold, SCU_Mint_v3 scaffold459, whole genome shotgun sequence DNA encodes the following proteins:
- the LOC122068796 gene encoding LOW QUALITY PROTEIN: two pore potassium channel a-like (The sequence of the model RefSeq protein was modified relative to this genomic sequence to represent the inferred CDS: inserted 1 base in 1 codon; substituted 1 base at 1 genomic stop codon) produces YGDLVPNSKVPKLVACAFVFSAMALVGLILSKATDYLVEKQEXFVSYHLHXKAGEREIFKELENNRVKYKFSMTLILLLLLILVGTILLYKFEKLDLVDAFYCSCFTIKALGYGDKSFSTEMGHVFAVFWILTSTICIAQFFLYLAELNTKRRQHLLVKWVLNQRMTYTDLEAADLDDDGVEVVFVSMVCTLGKGRMAAMVRLLETGNFSEITAGTLEIYSCPLTSMVRGLW; encoded by the exons TATGGAGACCTTGTCCCAAATAGCAAAGTCCCCAAACTAGTTGCATGTGCTTTTGTCTTCTCTGCTATGGCGCTTGTTGGGTTAATACTTAGTAAAGCAACAGATTATCTTGTTGAAAAACAAG AGTTTGTTAGTTACCACCTGCATTAAAAAGCCGGAGAAAGGGAGATTTTCAAAGAGCTTGAAAATAACAGAGTGAAATACAAGTTTTCTATGACTTTGATCCTTCTTTTGTTGCTAATATTGGTTGGGACAATTTTGTTATACAAATTTGAGAAGTTGGATCTTGTTGATGCTTTCTATTGTAGTTGTTTTACTATCAAAGCTTTAGGATATGGTGATAAGAGCTTTTCAACTGAAATGGGACATGTATTTGCTGTGTTTTGGATATTGACAAGCACAATTTGCATAGCTCAGTTCTTTCTATACTTAGCTGAGCTAAATACTAAACGGAGGCAACATTTGCTAGTCAAATGGGTTCTGAACCAGAGAATGACATACACAGATCTTGAGGCAGCTGATCTCGACGATGATGGGGTTGAG GTTGTTTTTGTCTCGATGGTATGCACACTTGGAAAGGGGAGAATGGCAGCTATGGTGAGGCTTCTGGAAACTGGAAACTTCTCGGAAATCACAGCAGGTACTCTTGAGATTTATTCTTGCCCCCTGACATCCATGGTTCGAGGACTGTGGTAA